A stretch of Synechococcus sp. MIT S9220 DNA encodes these proteins:
- a CDS encoding YkvA family protein, producing the protein MTSSSPSGTTEFNAGFNGEVVDAEVLDSEVIDESAFRQLLKRAGRSIARPALEALEMMLDPATPPQARFTLLAALTYLLVPTDLIPDLLPVAGFSDDLVAITAVMGLCRNHITPEIRQRAQRKLDQWFPIHRP; encoded by the coding sequence CTCCCCTTCAGGCACCACGGAGTTCAACGCCGGGTTCAACGGTGAGGTAGTGGATGCCGAAGTGCTCGACAGTGAAGTCATCGATGAGTCTGCCTTTCGGCAACTGCTGAAGCGGGCTGGACGATCGATTGCTCGCCCAGCCCTTGAAGCGCTGGAGATGATGCTTGATCCGGCAACGCCTCCTCAAGCCAGGTTCACCCTGCTGGCAGCGCTCACTTACCTTCTCGTCCCCACAGACCTCATCCCGGATCTGTTGCCGGTGGCTGGTTTCAGTGATGACCTGGTGGCCATCACCGCAGTCATGGGTCTGTGCCGGAATCACATCACTCCCGAGATCAGGCAACGGGCGCAACGCAAACTGGATCAATGGTTCCCGATCCACCGCCCATGA